A genomic stretch from Capricornis sumatraensis isolate serow.1 chromosome 4, serow.2, whole genome shotgun sequence includes:
- the USP5 gene encoding ubiquitin carboxyl-terminal hydrolase 5 isoform X5: MAELSEEALLSVLPTIRVPKAGDRVHKDECAFSFDTPKEEDATAGTGDPPRKKPTRLAIGVEGGFDLNEEKFEYDEDVKIVILPDYLEIARDGLGGLPDIVRDRVTSAVEALLSADSASRKQEVQAWDGEVRQVSKHAFNLKQLDNPARIPPCGWKCSKCDMRENLWLNLTDGSILCGRRYFDGSGGNNHAVEHFRETGYPLAVKLGTITPDGADVYSYDEDDMVLDPNLAEHLSHFGIDMLKMQKTDKTMTELEIDMNQRVGEWELIQESAVPLKPLSGPGYTGIRNLGNSCYLNSVVQVLFSIPDFQRKYVDKLEKIFQNAPTDPTQDFSTQVAKLGHGLLSGEYSKPAPESGDGEQVTEQKEVQDGIAPRMFKALIGKGHPEFSTNRQQDAQEFFLHLINMVERNCRSSENPNEVFRFLVEEKIKCLATEKVKYTQRVDYIMQLPVPMDAAMNKEELLEYEEKKRQAEEEKLPLPELVRAQVPFSSCLEAYGAPEQVDDFWSTALQAKSVAVKTTRFASFPDYLVIQIKKFTFGLDWVPKKLDVSIEMPEELDISQLRGTGLQPGEEELPDIAPPLVTPDEPKGSLGFYGNEDEDSFCSPHFSSPTSPMLDESVIIQLVEMGFPMDACRKAVYYTGNSGAEAAMNWVMSHMDDPDFANPLILPGSSGPGSTSAAADPPPEDCVTTIVSMGFSRDQALKALRATNNSLERAVDWIFSHIDDLDAEAAMDISEGRSAADSISESIPVGPKVRDGPGKYQLFAFISHMGTSTMCGHYVCHIKKEGRWVIYNDQKVCASEKPPKDLGYIYFYQRVAS; this comes from the exons ATGGCGGAGCTGAGTGAAGAGGCGCTGCTGTCAGTATTACCGACGATCCGGGTCCCCAAGGCTGGAGACCGGGTCCACAAAGACGAGTGCGCCTTCTCCTTCGACACGCCG AAAGAGGAAGATGCGACCGCAGGCACTGGAGACCCTCCCCGCAAGAAACCCACCCGACTGGCCATTG GTGTCGAAGGCGGGTTTGACCTTAACGAGGAGAAGTTTGAATACGATGAGGATGTAAAGATCGTCATTCTGCCAGATTACCTGGAAATAGCCCGGGATGGGCTGGGGGGACTGCCCGACATTGTCAGAGATCGG GTGACCAGTGCGGTGGAGGCCCTCCTGTCGGCTGACTCGGCCTCCCGCAAGCAGGAGGTGCAGGCCTGGGATGGCGAAGTGCGGCAGGTGTCTAAGCATGCCTTCAACCTCAAGCAGCTGGACAACCCTGCTCGGATCCCTCCCTG TGGCTGGAAGTGCTCCAAGTGCGACATGCGGGAGAACCTGTGGCTCAACCTCACGGACGGCTCCATCCTGTGTGGCCGGCGCTACTTCGACGGCAGCGGGGGCAACAACCACGCGGTGGAGCACTTCCGGGAGACGGGCTACCCGCTGGCCGTCAAGCTGGGCACCATCACCCCTGACGGAGCTG ACGTGTACTCGTATGACGAGGATGACATGGTCCTGGATCCCAACCTGGCCGAGCACCTGTCCCACTTCGGTATTGACATGCTGAAGATGCAGAAG ACGGACAAGACGATGACGGAGCTGGAGATAGACATGAACCAGCGTGTCGGTGAGTGGGAGCTGATCCAGGAGTCGGCGGTGCCGCTCAAGCCGCTGTCCGGGCCCGGCTACACCGGCATCCGGAACCTGGGCAACAGCTGCTACCTCAACTCGGTGGTCCAGGTGCTCTTCAGCATCCCCGACTTCCAGAGGAA GTACGTGGATAAGCTCGAAAAGATCTTCCAGAACGCCCCAACGGACCCCACCCAGGACTTCAGCACCCAGGT GGCCAAGCTGGGCCACGGCCTGCTCTCGGGGGAGTATTCCAAGCCAGCACCAGAGTCGGGTGATGGGGAGCAGGTAACGGAGCAGAAG GAAGTCCAAGATGGCATCGCCCCTCGGATGTTCAAGGCCCTCATTGGCAAGGGTCACCCCGAGTTCTCCACCAACCGGCAGCAGGATGCCCAAGAGTTCTTCCTGCACCTTATCAACATGGTGGAG AGGAATTGCCGGAGCTCTGAAAATCCTAACGAAGTGTTCCGCTTCCTGGTGGAGGAAAAGATCAAGTGCCTGGCCACGGAGAAGGTGAAGTACACCCAGCGAGTGGACTACATCATGCAGCTGCCCGTGCCCATGGATGCGGCCATGAACAAAG AGGAGCTTCTGGAGTATGAGGAGAAGAAGCGGCAAGCTGAAGAGGAGAAGCTGCCTCTGCCTGAGCTGGTTCGGGCCCAGGTGCCCTTCAGCTCCTGCCTGGAGGCCTACGGCGCCCCCGAGCAGGTGGACGACTTCTGGAGCACAGCCCTGCAGGCCAAGTCAGTCGCTGTCAA GACCACACGATTTGCCTCATTCCCTGACTACCTGGTCATCCAGATCAAGAAGTTCACCTTTGGCTTGGACTGGGTGCCCAAGAAACTGG ACGTGTCCATCGAGATGCCCGAGGAGCTAGACATCTCCCAGCTGAGGGGCACAGGGCTGCAGCCTGGAGAGGAGGAGCTGCCCGACATTGCCCCACCCCTGGTCACTCCGGATGAGCCCAAAGGTAGCCTTGGTTTCTATGGCAACGAAGACGAAGACTCCTTCTGCTCCCCTCACTTCTCCTCTCCAACAT CGCCCATGCTGGATGAGTCGGTCATCATCCAGCTAGTGGAGATGGGCTTTCCCATGGATGCCTGCCGCAAAGCTGTCTACTACACTGGCAACAGTGGGGCCGAGGCCGCCATGAACTGGGTCATGTCGCACATGGACGACCCGG ATTTTGCAAACCCcctcatcctgcctggctccAGCGGGCCCGGCTCCACGAGTGCAGCCGCTGACCCCCCACCGGAGGACTGTGTGACCACCATCGTCTCCATGGGCTTCTCCCGGGACCAGGCCCTGAAAGCCCTGCGGGCCACG AACAACAGTTTGGAACGGGCTGTGGACTGGATCTTCAGTCACATTGACGACCTGGACGCAGAAGCTGCCATGGACATCTCGGAGGGCCGCTCGGCTGCCGACTCCATCTCCGAGTCCATACCAGTGGGACCTAAAGTCCGGGATGGTCCTGGAA AGTATCAGCTCTTTGCCTTCATTAGTCACATGGGCACCTCGACCATGTGTGGTCACTACGTCTGCCACATCAAGAAGGAAGGCAG gtGGGTGATCTACAACGACCAGAAAGTGTGTGCCTCTGAGAAACCGCCCAAGGACCTAGGCTACATCTACTTCTACCAGAGAGTGGCCAGCTAA
- the USP5 gene encoding ubiquitin carboxyl-terminal hydrolase 5 isoform X6, producing MAELSEEALLSVLPTIRVPKAGDRVHKDECAFSFDTPKEEDATAGTGDPPRKKPTRLAIGVEGGFDLNEEKFEYDEDVKIVILPDYLEIARDGLGGLPDIVRDRVTSAVEALLSADSASRKQEVQAWDGEVRQVSKHAFNLKQLDNPARIPPCGWKCSKCDMRENLWLNLTDGSILCGRRYFDGSGGNNHAVEHFRETGYPLAVKLGTITPDGADVYSYDEDDMVLDPNLAEHLSHFGIDMLKMQKTDKTMTELEIDMNQRVGEWELIQESAVPLKPLSGPGYTGIRNLGNSCYLNSVVQVLFSIPDFQRKYVDKLEKIFQNAPTDPTQDFSTQVAKLGHGLLSGEYSKPAPESGDGEQVTEQKEVQDGIAPRMFKALIGKGHPEFSTNRQQDAQEFFLHLINMVERNCRSSENPNEVFRFLVEEKIKCLATEKVKYTQRVDYIMQLPVPMDAAMNKEELLEYEEKKRQAEEEKLPLPELVRAQVPFSSCLEAYGAPEQVDDFWSTALQAKSVAVKTTRFASFPDYLVIQIKKFTFGLDWVPKKLDVSIEMPEELDISQLRGTGLQPGEEELPDIAPPLVTPDEPKAPMLDESVIIQLVEMGFPMDACRKAVYYTGNSGAEAAMNWVMSHMDDPDFANPLILPGSSGPGSTSAAADPPPEDCVTTIVSMGFSRDQALKALRATNNSLERAVDWIFSHIDDLDAEAAMDISEGRSAADSISESIPVGPKVRDGPGKYQLFAFISHMGTSTMCGHYVCHIKKEGRWVIYNDQKVCASEKPPKDLGYIYFYQRVAS from the exons ATGGCGGAGCTGAGTGAAGAGGCGCTGCTGTCAGTATTACCGACGATCCGGGTCCCCAAGGCTGGAGACCGGGTCCACAAAGACGAGTGCGCCTTCTCCTTCGACACGCCG AAAGAGGAAGATGCGACCGCAGGCACTGGAGACCCTCCCCGCAAGAAACCCACCCGACTGGCCATTG GTGTCGAAGGCGGGTTTGACCTTAACGAGGAGAAGTTTGAATACGATGAGGATGTAAAGATCGTCATTCTGCCAGATTACCTGGAAATAGCCCGGGATGGGCTGGGGGGACTGCCCGACATTGTCAGAGATCGG GTGACCAGTGCGGTGGAGGCCCTCCTGTCGGCTGACTCGGCCTCCCGCAAGCAGGAGGTGCAGGCCTGGGATGGCGAAGTGCGGCAGGTGTCTAAGCATGCCTTCAACCTCAAGCAGCTGGACAACCCTGCTCGGATCCCTCCCTG TGGCTGGAAGTGCTCCAAGTGCGACATGCGGGAGAACCTGTGGCTCAACCTCACGGACGGCTCCATCCTGTGTGGCCGGCGCTACTTCGACGGCAGCGGGGGCAACAACCACGCGGTGGAGCACTTCCGGGAGACGGGCTACCCGCTGGCCGTCAAGCTGGGCACCATCACCCCTGACGGAGCTG ACGTGTACTCGTATGACGAGGATGACATGGTCCTGGATCCCAACCTGGCCGAGCACCTGTCCCACTTCGGTATTGACATGCTGAAGATGCAGAAG ACGGACAAGACGATGACGGAGCTGGAGATAGACATGAACCAGCGTGTCGGTGAGTGGGAGCTGATCCAGGAGTCGGCGGTGCCGCTCAAGCCGCTGTCCGGGCCCGGCTACACCGGCATCCGGAACCTGGGCAACAGCTGCTACCTCAACTCGGTGGTCCAGGTGCTCTTCAGCATCCCCGACTTCCAGAGGAA GTACGTGGATAAGCTCGAAAAGATCTTCCAGAACGCCCCAACGGACCCCACCCAGGACTTCAGCACCCAGGT GGCCAAGCTGGGCCACGGCCTGCTCTCGGGGGAGTATTCCAAGCCAGCACCAGAGTCGGGTGATGGGGAGCAGGTAACGGAGCAGAAG GAAGTCCAAGATGGCATCGCCCCTCGGATGTTCAAGGCCCTCATTGGCAAGGGTCACCCCGAGTTCTCCACCAACCGGCAGCAGGATGCCCAAGAGTTCTTCCTGCACCTTATCAACATGGTGGAG AGGAATTGCCGGAGCTCTGAAAATCCTAACGAAGTGTTCCGCTTCCTGGTGGAGGAAAAGATCAAGTGCCTGGCCACGGAGAAGGTGAAGTACACCCAGCGAGTGGACTACATCATGCAGCTGCCCGTGCCCATGGATGCGGCCATGAACAAAG AGGAGCTTCTGGAGTATGAGGAGAAGAAGCGGCAAGCTGAAGAGGAGAAGCTGCCTCTGCCTGAGCTGGTTCGGGCCCAGGTGCCCTTCAGCTCCTGCCTGGAGGCCTACGGCGCCCCCGAGCAGGTGGACGACTTCTGGAGCACAGCCCTGCAGGCCAAGTCAGTCGCTGTCAA GACCACACGATTTGCCTCATTCCCTGACTACCTGGTCATCCAGATCAAGAAGTTCACCTTTGGCTTGGACTGGGTGCCCAAGAAACTGG ACGTGTCCATCGAGATGCCCGAGGAGCTAGACATCTCCCAGCTGAGGGGCACAGGGCTGCAGCCTGGAGAGGAGGAGCTGCCCGACATTGCCCCACCCCTGGTCACTCCGGATGAGCCCAAAG CGCCCATGCTGGATGAGTCGGTCATCATCCAGCTAGTGGAGATGGGCTTTCCCATGGATGCCTGCCGCAAAGCTGTCTACTACACTGGCAACAGTGGGGCCGAGGCCGCCATGAACTGGGTCATGTCGCACATGGACGACCCGG ATTTTGCAAACCCcctcatcctgcctggctccAGCGGGCCCGGCTCCACGAGTGCAGCCGCTGACCCCCCACCGGAGGACTGTGTGACCACCATCGTCTCCATGGGCTTCTCCCGGGACCAGGCCCTGAAAGCCCTGCGGGCCACG AACAACAGTTTGGAACGGGCTGTGGACTGGATCTTCAGTCACATTGACGACCTGGACGCAGAAGCTGCCATGGACATCTCGGAGGGCCGCTCGGCTGCCGACTCCATCTCCGAGTCCATACCAGTGGGACCTAAAGTCCGGGATGGTCCTGGAA AGTATCAGCTCTTTGCCTTCATTAGTCACATGGGCACCTCGACCATGTGTGGTCACTACGTCTGCCACATCAAGAAGGAAGGCAG gtGGGTGATCTACAACGACCAGAAAGTGTGTGCCTCTGAGAAACCGCCCAAGGACCTAGGCTACATCTACTTCTACCAGAGAGTGGCCAGCTAA